The following coding sequences lie in one Pseudorca crassidens isolate mPseCra1 chromosome 2, mPseCra1.hap1, whole genome shotgun sequence genomic window:
- the LOC137220217 gene encoding LOW QUALITY PROTEIN: 1-phosphatidylinositol 4,5-bisphosphate phosphodiesterase eta-2-like (The sequence of the model RefSeq protein was modified relative to this genomic sequence to represent the inferred CDS: inserted 2 bases in 1 codon) gives MYEQLCSGAPTRPQGWSWQICLWPLVTIRASGGHAHPFSSLCSLETIAEEPAWGPGPPPPGAVSPSHAPGGPQCSAGPSTSSASPPRVALGASGPLQLGTGSQGNAEPAPESRQSACHGGGPAGACKGAPGSQTDGRGHPRALGHVLRRARSEGQVPSESLGGRWPLARPRPVVSLDATGGDQLWQALEPGSHCGSVSPSSSLSSGDTAIDLSLQGLGLGLDSLPGAPAGRLPLWPCLASAACLDLPAVTKSKSNPNLQAAGQLPVGPDELQPRPLAPWPPWAHHPLVGLPDCTVAAKSKNLGDLTVDDVAPXRVESPGRGLGLAGERPAGRGARLDALTEQLRRLTGFQQAGGITLPTSGGPAGEGAAGSRLGRGQRGQNRVRAITSRAHRARERQQRLQGPRGSPEKERGTPEGACCVGQEGCGDVPAPAKGATNQLSAAGRVRARVCRALPCEAPSDLERGFPGPTAGLLCTHCSAPGTHASHLPKLSKGLGDGQLCQQGSGHGRKAVATEPTWSEGSEQEDWTSHQVPESPRGPSKPAASSQQPVCPSRA, from the exons ATGTATGAGCAGCTCTGCTCCGGAGCCCCCACCCGGCCCCAGGGCTGGTCGTGGCAGATCTGCCTGTGGCCCCTGGTCACAATCCGAGCCTCGGGAGGGC ACGCCCACCCCTTCTCCTCCCTGTGCAGCCTGGAAACCATTGCCGAGGAGCCAGCCTGGGGTCCTGGCCCCCCACCGCCGGGGGCCGTCTCCCCCAGCCACGCCCCTGGAGGGCCCCAGTGCTCTGCGGGGCCCAGCACCAGCTCGGCGAGCCCCCCAAGGGTGGCTCTGGGAGCTTCCGGGCCCCTCCAGCTCGGGACCGGGAGCCAAGGGAACGCTGAACCAGCCCCTGAAAGCAGGCAGTCGGCGTGCCACGGCGGGGGCCCTGCTGGGGCCTGCAAGGGCGCCCCCGGTAGCCAGACGGACGGCAGGGGCCACCCCCGGGCTCTGGGCCACGTGCTCAGAAGGGCCAGGAGCGAGGGGCAGGTCCCCTCGGAGTCCCTGGGTGGACGGTGGCCCCTGGCCAGGCCCCGCCCCGTCGTGTCCTTGGATGCCACTGGCGGTGACCAGCTATGGCAGGCGCTGGAGCCAGGCAGCCACTGTGGCAGTGTGTCCCCGTCCTCCAGCCTGTCGTCTGGTGACACGGCCATCGACCTCTCCCTGCAGGGCCTGGGCTTGGGACTTGACAGCCTCCCGGGGGCCCCGGCGGGACGCCTGCCCCTGTGGCCCTGCTTGGCCTCGGCCGCCTGCCTGGACCTGCCCGCTGTGACCAAGAGCAAATCCAACCCCAACCTGCAGGCTGCTGGCCAGCTGCCTGTGGGGCCTGATGAGCTGCAGCCCCGCCCCCTGGCCCCATGGCCACCCTGGGCCCACCACCCCCTGGTGGGCCTCCCGGACTGCACTGTGGCTGCCAAGTCCAAGAACCTTGGGGACCTGACCGTGGACGACGTTGCCCC CCGCGTGGAGAGCCCGGGCCGTGGCCTGGGCCTGGCCGGGGAGAGGCCGGCAGGGCGGGGGGCGCGGCTGGACGCCCTGACGGAGCAGCTGCGCAGGCTCACGGGGTTCCAGCAGGCTGGGGGCATCACGTTGCCCACCAGCGGGGGcccggctggggagggggcagcggggtcccggctggggagggggcagcgggG CCAGAACCGTGTGCGCGCCATCACCAGCCGGGCCCACCGGGCCCGGGAGCGGCAGCAGCGGCTGCAGGGCCCGAGGGGCTCCCCAGAGAAGGAGCGGGGCACCCCTGAGGGCGCCTGCTGCGTGGGCCAAGAGGGCTGTGGGGATGTGCCGGCCCCCGCCAAGGGCGCCACCAACCAGCTGTCAG CTGCGGGGCGTGTGCGGGCGCGCGTCTGCCGGGCCCTGCCATGCGAGGCGCCCAGTGACCTGGAGCGTGGCTTCCCCGGCCCGACTGCTGGCTTGCTCTGCACACACTGCTCT GCCCCAGGGACCCACGCCAGCCACTTGCCCAAACTCAGCAAAGGCCTGGGGGATGGGCAGTTGTGCCA GCAGGGCTCTGGGCATGGGCGCAAGGCCGTGGCGACAGAACCCACGTGGTCTGAGGGCTCCGAGCAGGAGGACTGGACCAGCCACCAAGTCCCTGAAAGTCCTCGAGGGCCCTCGAAGCCCGCGGCCTCCTCTCAGCAGCCTGTCTGTCCTTCCCGTGCGTAG
- the PANK4 gene encoding 4'-phosphopantetheine phosphatase isoform X2 → MAECGASGSGSSGDSLDKSITLPPDEIFRNLENAKRFAIDIGGSLTKLAYYSTVQHKVARVRSFDHSDKFPFHPSPGKSTPASRLLVPPPRISHLRRHQDSHGLQGRQKSSPLLRVPRGCVSASSPPRGSAHTRVPHPHPQDTEQDHEPPYEISVQEEVTARLHFVKFENTYIEACLDFIKDHLVNTETKVIQATGGGAYKFKDLIEEKLQLKVDKEDVMTCLIKGCNFVLKNIPHEAFVYQKGSNPEFRFQTNHPSVFPYLLVSIGSGVSIVKVETEDRFEWIGGSSIGGGTFWGLGALLTKTKKFDELLHLASRGQHTNVDMLVQDIYGGAHQTLGLSGNLIASSFGKSATADTEFSKEDMAKSLLHMISNDIGQLACLYARLHCLDRVYFGGFFIRGHPVTMRTITYSINFFSKGEVQALFLRHEGYLGAIGAFLKGAEQDNPNQYSWEENYAGSSGLMSSSPELCPTQRPRSGTFDLLEMDRLERPLVNLPLLLDPSSYVPDTVDLTDDALARKYWLTCFEEALDGVVKRAVASQPGSVDAAERAEKFRQKYWNKLQTLRQQPFAYGTLTVRSLLDTREHCLNEFNFPDPYSKVKQKDNGVALKCFQRVIHSLDALGWEERQLALVKGLLAGNVFDWGAKAVSDVLESDPQFGFEEAKRKLQDNSGVDVILGVFPFVRELLSRGTEVILACNSGPALNDVTYSESLIVAERIAAMDPVVRSALGEGRLLLMQTGSSSPCLDLSRLDKGLAVLVRERGADLVVIEGMGRAVHTNYHAALRCESLKLAVIKNAWLAERLGGRLFSVIFKYEVPAE, encoded by the exons ATGGCGGAGTGTGGAGCGAGCGGCAGCGGGAGCAGCGGGGACAGCCTGGACAAGAGCATCACACTGCCCCCCGACGAGATCTTCCGCAACCTGGAGAACGCCAAGCGCTTCGCCATAGACATAG GCGGCTCGCTGACCAAGCTGGCCTACTACTCCACCGTGCAGCACAAAGTGGCCAGAGTGCGGTCCTTCGACCACTCAGACAAG TTCCCCTTCCATCCCAGCCCTGGCAAGAGCACCCCCGCCTCCCGCCTGCTCGTGCCTCCCCCCCGAATCTCCCACCTGCGTCGCCATCAGGACTCCCACGGACTTCAGGGTAGGCAGAAATCGTCGCCGCTGCTGAGGGTGCCCAGGGGCTGTGTGTCAGCGTCGTCCCCTCCCCGAGGCAGTGCACACACGCGggttccccaccctcacccccaggacACAGAGCAGGACCACGAGCCGCCCTATGAGATCTCCGTCCAGGAGGAGGTTACCGCCAGGCTGCACTTCGTCAAGTTCGAGAACACCTACATAGAAGCCTGCCTGGACTTCATCAAAGACCACCTGGTCAACACCGAGACCAAGGTCATCCAGGCGACCGGGGGCGGGGCGTACAAGTTCAAAGACCTCATCGAAGAGAAGCTGCAGCTGAA GGTTGACAAGGAGGACGTGATGACCTGCCTGATCAAGGGCTGCAACTTCGTGCTGAAGAACATCCCGCACGAGGCCTTCGTGTACCAGAAGGGCTCCAACCCCGAGTTCCGGTTTCAGACCAACCACCCCAGCGTTTTCCCGTACCTCCTAGTCAGCATCGGCTCTGGGGTCTCTATCGTGAAG GTGGAGACAGAGGACAGGTTCGAGTGGATCGGCGGCAGCTCCATCGGGGGTGGCACCTTCTGGGGGCTTGGGGCTCTGCTCACCAAAACGAAG AAGTTTGACGAGCTGCTGCATCTGGCTTCCAGAGGCCAGCACACGAACGTGGACATGCTGGTGCAGGACATCTACGGAGGGGCCCACCAGACCCTGGGGCTGAGCGGCAACCTCATCGCGAGCAGCTTCGGGAAGTCGGCCACCGCGGACACAG AGTTCTCCAAGGAGGACATGGCCAAGAGCCTGCTGCACATGATCAGCAACGACATCGGGCAGCTCGCCTGCCTGTACGCCAGGCTCCACTGCTTGGACCGGGTGTACTTCGGGGGCTTCTTCATCCGCGGCCACCCTGTCACCATGCGCACCATCACCTACAGCATCAACTTCTTCTCCAAG GGGGAGGTCCAGGCGCTGTTCTTGAGGCACGAAGGCTACCTGGGCGCCATAGGAGCGTTTCTTAAAGGAGCCGAGCAGGACA ACCCAAACCAGTACAGTTGGGAAGAGAACTACGCCGGCAGCTCCGGGCTCATGAGCTCCTCGCCCGAGCTCTGCCCAACACAGCGGCCGAGGAGCGGCACC TTCGACTTGCTGGAAATGGACCGTCTGGAGAGGCCGCTCGTCAACCTGCCTCTCCTTCTGGACCCGTCCTCCTACGTGCCTGACACGGTCGACCTCACGGACGACGCGCTGGCCCGAAAGTACTGGCTCACCTGCTTTGAGGAGGCCCTGGACGGG GTCGTGAAGCGCGCCGTGGCGAGCCAGCCAGGCTCCGTGGATGCAGCCGAGAGGGCCGAGAAGTTCCGCCAGAAGTACTGGAACAAGCTGCAGACGCTGAGGCAGCAGCCCTT CGCTTATGGGACCCTGACCGTGCGCAGCCTCCTGGACACGAGGGAGCACTGTTTGAACGAGTTCAACTTCCCGGACCCCTACTCCAAG GTGAAGCAGAAGGACAATGGCGTGGCATTAAAGTGTTTCCAGAGGGTGATCCACTCTCTGgatgccctgggctgggaggagaggcagCTGGCCCTGGTGAAAGGGCTCCTGGCTGGCAACGTCTTCGACTGGGGAGCGAAAGCCGTCTCTGA CGTCCTTGAATCTGACCCCCAGTTTGGGTTTGAGGAGGCAAAGAGGAAGCTGCAAG ATAACAGTGGAGTAGACGTCATTTTGGGAGTCTTCCCCTTTGTCAGGGAGCTTCTCTCTAGAGGGACGGAG GTCATCTTGGCGTGCAACTCGGGACCCGCCTTGAACGACGTGACCTACAGCGAGTCCCTCATTGTGGCTGAGCGCATCGCGGCCATGGACCCCGTCGTCCG CTCGGCGCTCGGAGAAGGGAGGCTGCTGCTCATGCAGACTGGCTCCAGCTCCCCGTGTCTCGACCTCAG CCGCCTGGACAAGGGGCTGGCCGTGCTGGTGCGGGAGCGCGGCGCCGACCTGGTGGTCATCGAGGGCATGGGCCGCGCCGTCCACACCAACTACCACGCGGCCCTGCGCTGCGAGAGCCTCAAGCTGGCCGTCATCAAGAACGCGTGGCTGGCCGAGCGGCTGGGGGGCCGGCTCTTCAGCGTCATCTTCAAGTACGAGGTCCCGGCCGAGTGA
- the PANK4 gene encoding 4'-phosphopantetheine phosphatase isoform X1, with translation MAECGASGSGSSGDSLDKSITLPPDEIFRNLENAKRFAIDIGGSLTKLAYYSTVQHKVARVRSFDHSDKFPFHPSPGKSTPASRLLVPPPRISHLRRHQDSHGLQGRQKSSPLLRVPRGCVSASSPPRGSAHTRVPHPHPQDTEQDHEPPYEISVQEEVTARLHFVKFENTYIEACLDFIKDHLVNTETKVIQATGGGAYKFKDLIEEKLQLKVDKEDVMTCLIKGCNFVLKNIPHEAFVYQKGSNPEFRFQTNHPSVFPYLLVSIGSGVSIVKVETEDRFEWIGGSSIGGGTFWGLGALLTKTKKFDELLHLASRGQHTNVDMLVQDIYGGAHQTLGLSGNLIASSFGKSATADTEFSKEDMAKSLLHMISNDIGQLACLYARLHCLDRVYFGGFFIRGHPVTMRTITYSINFFSKGEVQALFLRHEGYLGAIGAFLKGAEQDNPNQYSWEENYAGSSGLMSSSPELCPTQRPRSGTFDLLEMDRLERPLVNLPLLLDPSSYVPDTVDLTDDALARKYWLTCFEEALDGVVKRAVASQPGSVDAAERAEKFRQKYWNKLQTLRQQPFAYGTLTVRSLLDTREHCLNEFNFPDPYSKVKQKDNGVALKCFQRVIHSLDALGWEERQLALVKGLLAGNVFDWGAKAVSDVLESDPQFGFEEAKRKLQERPWLVDSYSKWLQRLKGPPHKCALIFADNSGVDVILGVFPFVRELLSRGTEVILACNSGPALNDVTYSESLIVAERIAAMDPVVRSALGEGRLLLMQTGSSSPCLDLSRLDKGLAVLVRERGADLVVIEGMGRAVHTNYHAALRCESLKLAVIKNAWLAERLGGRLFSVIFKYEVPAE, from the exons ATGGCGGAGTGTGGAGCGAGCGGCAGCGGGAGCAGCGGGGACAGCCTGGACAAGAGCATCACACTGCCCCCCGACGAGATCTTCCGCAACCTGGAGAACGCCAAGCGCTTCGCCATAGACATAG GCGGCTCGCTGACCAAGCTGGCCTACTACTCCACCGTGCAGCACAAAGTGGCCAGAGTGCGGTCCTTCGACCACTCAGACAAG TTCCCCTTCCATCCCAGCCCTGGCAAGAGCACCCCCGCCTCCCGCCTGCTCGTGCCTCCCCCCCGAATCTCCCACCTGCGTCGCCATCAGGACTCCCACGGACTTCAGGGTAGGCAGAAATCGTCGCCGCTGCTGAGGGTGCCCAGGGGCTGTGTGTCAGCGTCGTCCCCTCCCCGAGGCAGTGCACACACGCGggttccccaccctcacccccaggacACAGAGCAGGACCACGAGCCGCCCTATGAGATCTCCGTCCAGGAGGAGGTTACCGCCAGGCTGCACTTCGTCAAGTTCGAGAACACCTACATAGAAGCCTGCCTGGACTTCATCAAAGACCACCTGGTCAACACCGAGACCAAGGTCATCCAGGCGACCGGGGGCGGGGCGTACAAGTTCAAAGACCTCATCGAAGAGAAGCTGCAGCTGAA GGTTGACAAGGAGGACGTGATGACCTGCCTGATCAAGGGCTGCAACTTCGTGCTGAAGAACATCCCGCACGAGGCCTTCGTGTACCAGAAGGGCTCCAACCCCGAGTTCCGGTTTCAGACCAACCACCCCAGCGTTTTCCCGTACCTCCTAGTCAGCATCGGCTCTGGGGTCTCTATCGTGAAG GTGGAGACAGAGGACAGGTTCGAGTGGATCGGCGGCAGCTCCATCGGGGGTGGCACCTTCTGGGGGCTTGGGGCTCTGCTCACCAAAACGAAG AAGTTTGACGAGCTGCTGCATCTGGCTTCCAGAGGCCAGCACACGAACGTGGACATGCTGGTGCAGGACATCTACGGAGGGGCCCACCAGACCCTGGGGCTGAGCGGCAACCTCATCGCGAGCAGCTTCGGGAAGTCGGCCACCGCGGACACAG AGTTCTCCAAGGAGGACATGGCCAAGAGCCTGCTGCACATGATCAGCAACGACATCGGGCAGCTCGCCTGCCTGTACGCCAGGCTCCACTGCTTGGACCGGGTGTACTTCGGGGGCTTCTTCATCCGCGGCCACCCTGTCACCATGCGCACCATCACCTACAGCATCAACTTCTTCTCCAAG GGGGAGGTCCAGGCGCTGTTCTTGAGGCACGAAGGCTACCTGGGCGCCATAGGAGCGTTTCTTAAAGGAGCCGAGCAGGACA ACCCAAACCAGTACAGTTGGGAAGAGAACTACGCCGGCAGCTCCGGGCTCATGAGCTCCTCGCCCGAGCTCTGCCCAACACAGCGGCCGAGGAGCGGCACC TTCGACTTGCTGGAAATGGACCGTCTGGAGAGGCCGCTCGTCAACCTGCCTCTCCTTCTGGACCCGTCCTCCTACGTGCCTGACACGGTCGACCTCACGGACGACGCGCTGGCCCGAAAGTACTGGCTCACCTGCTTTGAGGAGGCCCTGGACGGG GTCGTGAAGCGCGCCGTGGCGAGCCAGCCAGGCTCCGTGGATGCAGCCGAGAGGGCCGAGAAGTTCCGCCAGAAGTACTGGAACAAGCTGCAGACGCTGAGGCAGCAGCCCTT CGCTTATGGGACCCTGACCGTGCGCAGCCTCCTGGACACGAGGGAGCACTGTTTGAACGAGTTCAACTTCCCGGACCCCTACTCCAAG GTGAAGCAGAAGGACAATGGCGTGGCATTAAAGTGTTTCCAGAGGGTGATCCACTCTCTGgatgccctgggctgggaggagaggcagCTGGCCCTGGTGAAAGGGCTCCTGGCTGGCAACGTCTTCGACTGGGGAGCGAAAGCCGTCTCTGA CGTCCTTGAATCTGACCCCCAGTTTGGGTTTGAGGAGGCAAAGAGGAAGCTGCAAG AGCGGCCCTGGCTCGTGGACTCCTACAGCAAGTGGCTTCAGAGACTGAAG GGGCCCCCTCACAAATGTGCCTTAATTTTCGCAGATAACAGTGGAGTAGACGTCATTTTGGGAGTCTTCCCCTTTGTCAGGGAGCTTCTCTCTAGAGGGACGGAG GTCATCTTGGCGTGCAACTCGGGACCCGCCTTGAACGACGTGACCTACAGCGAGTCCCTCATTGTGGCTGAGCGCATCGCGGCCATGGACCCCGTCGTCCG CTCGGCGCTCGGAGAAGGGAGGCTGCTGCTCATGCAGACTGGCTCCAGCTCCCCGTGTCTCGACCTCAG CCGCCTGGACAAGGGGCTGGCCGTGCTGGTGCGGGAGCGCGGCGCCGACCTGGTGGTCATCGAGGGCATGGGCCGCGCCGTCCACACCAACTACCACGCGGCCCTGCGCTGCGAGAGCCTCAAGCTGGCCGTCATCAAGAACGCGTGGCTGGCCGAGCGGCTGGGGGGCCGGCTCTTCAGCGTCATCTTCAAGTACGAGGTCCCGGCCGAGTGA
- the PANK4 gene encoding 4'-phosphopantetheine phosphatase isoform X3, translating to MAECGASGSGSSGDSLDKSITLPPDEIFRNLENAKRFAIDIGGSLTKLAYYSTVQHKVARVRSFDHSDKDTEQDHEPPYEISVQEEVTARLHFVKFENTYIEACLDFIKDHLVNTETKVIQATGGGAYKFKDLIEEKLQLKVDKEDVMTCLIKGCNFVLKNIPHEAFVYQKGSNPEFRFQTNHPSVFPYLLVSIGSGVSIVKVETEDRFEWIGGSSIGGGTFWGLGALLTKTKKFDELLHLASRGQHTNVDMLVQDIYGGAHQTLGLSGNLIASSFGKSATADTEFSKEDMAKSLLHMISNDIGQLACLYARLHCLDRVYFGGFFIRGHPVTMRTITYSINFFSKGEVQALFLRHEGYLGAIGAFLKGAEQDNPNQYSWEENYAGSSGLMSSSPELCPTQRPRSGTFDLLEMDRLERPLVNLPLLLDPSSYVPDTVDLTDDALARKYWLTCFEEALDGVVKRAVASQPGSVDAAERAEKFRQKYWNKLQTLRQQPFAYGTLTVRSLLDTREHCLNEFNFPDPYSKVKQKDNGVALKCFQRVIHSLDALGWEERQLALVKGLLAGNVFDWGAKAVSDVLESDPQFGFEEAKRKLQERPWLVDSYSKWLQRLKGPPHKCALIFADNSGVDVILGVFPFVRELLSRGTEVILACNSGPALNDVTYSESLIVAERIAAMDPVVRSALGEGRLLLMQTGSSSPCLDLSRLDKGLAVLVRERGADLVVIEGMGRAVHTNYHAALRCESLKLAVIKNAWLAERLGGRLFSVIFKYEVPAE from the exons ATGGCGGAGTGTGGAGCGAGCGGCAGCGGGAGCAGCGGGGACAGCCTGGACAAGAGCATCACACTGCCCCCCGACGAGATCTTCCGCAACCTGGAGAACGCCAAGCGCTTCGCCATAGACATAG GCGGCTCGCTGACCAAGCTGGCCTACTACTCCACCGTGCAGCACAAAGTGGCCAGAGTGCGGTCCTTCGACCACTCAGACAAG gacACAGAGCAGGACCACGAGCCGCCCTATGAGATCTCCGTCCAGGAGGAGGTTACCGCCAGGCTGCACTTCGTCAAGTTCGAGAACACCTACATAGAAGCCTGCCTGGACTTCATCAAAGACCACCTGGTCAACACCGAGACCAAGGTCATCCAGGCGACCGGGGGCGGGGCGTACAAGTTCAAAGACCTCATCGAAGAGAAGCTGCAGCTGAA GGTTGACAAGGAGGACGTGATGACCTGCCTGATCAAGGGCTGCAACTTCGTGCTGAAGAACATCCCGCACGAGGCCTTCGTGTACCAGAAGGGCTCCAACCCCGAGTTCCGGTTTCAGACCAACCACCCCAGCGTTTTCCCGTACCTCCTAGTCAGCATCGGCTCTGGGGTCTCTATCGTGAAG GTGGAGACAGAGGACAGGTTCGAGTGGATCGGCGGCAGCTCCATCGGGGGTGGCACCTTCTGGGGGCTTGGGGCTCTGCTCACCAAAACGAAG AAGTTTGACGAGCTGCTGCATCTGGCTTCCAGAGGCCAGCACACGAACGTGGACATGCTGGTGCAGGACATCTACGGAGGGGCCCACCAGACCCTGGGGCTGAGCGGCAACCTCATCGCGAGCAGCTTCGGGAAGTCGGCCACCGCGGACACAG AGTTCTCCAAGGAGGACATGGCCAAGAGCCTGCTGCACATGATCAGCAACGACATCGGGCAGCTCGCCTGCCTGTACGCCAGGCTCCACTGCTTGGACCGGGTGTACTTCGGGGGCTTCTTCATCCGCGGCCACCCTGTCACCATGCGCACCATCACCTACAGCATCAACTTCTTCTCCAAG GGGGAGGTCCAGGCGCTGTTCTTGAGGCACGAAGGCTACCTGGGCGCCATAGGAGCGTTTCTTAAAGGAGCCGAGCAGGACA ACCCAAACCAGTACAGTTGGGAAGAGAACTACGCCGGCAGCTCCGGGCTCATGAGCTCCTCGCCCGAGCTCTGCCCAACACAGCGGCCGAGGAGCGGCACC TTCGACTTGCTGGAAATGGACCGTCTGGAGAGGCCGCTCGTCAACCTGCCTCTCCTTCTGGACCCGTCCTCCTACGTGCCTGACACGGTCGACCTCACGGACGACGCGCTGGCCCGAAAGTACTGGCTCACCTGCTTTGAGGAGGCCCTGGACGGG GTCGTGAAGCGCGCCGTGGCGAGCCAGCCAGGCTCCGTGGATGCAGCCGAGAGGGCCGAGAAGTTCCGCCAGAAGTACTGGAACAAGCTGCAGACGCTGAGGCAGCAGCCCTT CGCTTATGGGACCCTGACCGTGCGCAGCCTCCTGGACACGAGGGAGCACTGTTTGAACGAGTTCAACTTCCCGGACCCCTACTCCAAG GTGAAGCAGAAGGACAATGGCGTGGCATTAAAGTGTTTCCAGAGGGTGATCCACTCTCTGgatgccctgggctgggaggagaggcagCTGGCCCTGGTGAAAGGGCTCCTGGCTGGCAACGTCTTCGACTGGGGAGCGAAAGCCGTCTCTGA CGTCCTTGAATCTGACCCCCAGTTTGGGTTTGAGGAGGCAAAGAGGAAGCTGCAAG AGCGGCCCTGGCTCGTGGACTCCTACAGCAAGTGGCTTCAGAGACTGAAG GGGCCCCCTCACAAATGTGCCTTAATTTTCGCAGATAACAGTGGAGTAGACGTCATTTTGGGAGTCTTCCCCTTTGTCAGGGAGCTTCTCTCTAGAGGGACGGAG GTCATCTTGGCGTGCAACTCGGGACCCGCCTTGAACGACGTGACCTACAGCGAGTCCCTCATTGTGGCTGAGCGCATCGCGGCCATGGACCCCGTCGTCCG CTCGGCGCTCGGAGAAGGGAGGCTGCTGCTCATGCAGACTGGCTCCAGCTCCCCGTGTCTCGACCTCAG CCGCCTGGACAAGGGGCTGGCCGTGCTGGTGCGGGAGCGCGGCGCCGACCTGGTGGTCATCGAGGGCATGGGCCGCGCCGTCCACACCAACTACCACGCGGCCCTGCGCTGCGAGAGCCTCAAGCTGGCCGTCATCAAGAACGCGTGGCTGGCCGAGCGGCTGGGGGGCCGGCTCTTCAGCGTCATCTTCAAGTACGAGGTCCCGGCCGAGTGA
- the HES5 gene encoding transcription factor HES-5 isoform X3 has protein sequence MAPSTVAVELLSPKEKNRLRKPVVEKMRRDRINSSIEQLKLLLEQEFARHQPNSKLEKADILEMAVSYLKHSKAFAAAAAGPKSLHQDYSEGYSWCLQEAVQFLTLHAASDTQMKLLYHFQRPPAAPAAPAKEPKAPGSAPAPAPAKAAAAASARQPACGLWRPW, from the exons ATGGCCCCCAGCACCGTGGCCGTGGAGCTGCTCAGCCCCAAAGAGAAAAACCGA CTGCGGAAGCCGGTGGTGGAGAAGATGCGCCGCGACCGCATCAACAGCAGCATCGAGCAGCTGAAGCTGCTGCTAGAGCAGGAGTTCGCGCGCCACCAGCCCAACTCCAAGCTGGAGAAAGCCGACATCCTGGAGATGGCCGTCAGCTACCTGAAACACAGCAAAG ccttcgccgccgccgccgccggccccaaGAGCCTGCACCAGGACTACAGCGAGGGCTACTCGTGGTGCCTGCAGGAGGCCGTGCAGTTCCTGACGCTGCACGCGGCCAGCGACACGCAGATGAAGCTGCTCTACCACTTCCAGCGCCCGCCGGCCGCGCCGGCCGCGCCCGCCAAGGAGCCCAAGGCGCCTGGCTCCGCGCCCGCGCCCGCCCCGGCcaaggccgccgccgccgcttctGCGCGCCAGCCCGCCTGCGGCCTCTGGCGGCCGTGGTGA
- the HES5 gene encoding transcription factor HES-5 isoform X2, producing MAPSTVAVELLSPKEKNRVSARPRPLRPPRWRGRADAPSSRPQLRKPVVEKMRRDRINSSIEQLKLLLEQEFARHQPNSKLEKADILEMAVSYLKHSKAFAAAAAGPKSLHQDYSEGYSWCLQEAVQFLTLHAASDTQMKLLYHFQRPPAAPAAPAKEPKAPGSAPAPAPAKAAAAASARQPACGLWRPW from the exons ATGGCCCCCAGCACCGTGGCCGTGGAGCTGCTCAGCCCCAAAGAGAAAAACCGAGTAAGTGCGCGGCCGCGGCCCCTGCGGCCCCCGCGCTGGCGCGGCCGCGCTGACGCCCCCTCCTCCCGCCCGCAGCTGCGGAAGCCGGTGGTGGAGAAGATGCGCCGCGACCGCATCAACAGCAGCATCGAGCAGCTGAAGCTGCTGCTAGAGCAGGAGTTCGCGCGCCACCAGCCCAACTCCAAGCTGGAGAAAGCCGACATCCTGGAGATGGCCGTCAGCTACCTGAAACACAGCAAAG ccttcgccgccgccgccgccggccccaaGAGCCTGCACCAGGACTACAGCGAGGGCTACTCGTGGTGCCTGCAGGAGGCCGTGCAGTTCCTGACGCTGCACGCGGCCAGCGACACGCAGATGAAGCTGCTCTACCACTTCCAGCGCCCGCCGGCCGCGCCGGCCGCGCCCGCCAAGGAGCCCAAGGCGCCTGGCTCCGCGCCCGCGCCCGCCCCGGCcaaggccgccgccgccgcttctGCGCGCCAGCCCGCCTGCGGCCTCTGGCGGCCGTGGTGA
- the HES5 gene encoding transcription factor HES-5 isoform X1, whose protein sequence is MAPSTVAVELLSPKEKNRLRKPVVEKMRRDRINSSIEQLKLLLEQEFARHQPNSKLEKADILEMAVSYLKHSKGEPPGALEPRPARPPPRPAPRRPAPRAPRPRSPPPRLPAAFAAAAAGPKSLHQDYSEGYSWCLQEAVQFLTLHAASDTQMKLLYHFQRPPAAPAAPAKEPKAPGSAPAPAPAKAAAAASARQPACGLWRPW, encoded by the exons ATGGCCCCCAGCACCGTGGCCGTGGAGCTGCTCAGCCCCAAAGAGAAAAACCGA CTGCGGAAGCCGGTGGTGGAGAAGATGCGCCGCGACCGCATCAACAGCAGCATCGAGCAGCTGAAGCTGCTGCTAGAGCAGGAGTTCGCGCGCCACCAGCCCAACTCCAAGCTGGAGAAAGCCGACATCCTGGAGATGGCCGTCAGCTACCTGAAACACAGCAAAGGTGAGCCGCCCGGCGCCCTGGAGCCCCGGCCCGCGcgacccccgccccgccccgctccccgcCGCCCCGCGCCCCGGGCTCCCCGGCCCcgctcaccgccgccccgacTCCCCGCAGccttcgccgccgccgccgccggccccaaGAGCCTGCACCAGGACTACAGCGAGGGCTACTCGTGGTGCCTGCAGGAGGCCGTGCAGTTCCTGACGCTGCACGCGGCCAGCGACACGCAGATGAAGCTGCTCTACCACTTCCAGCGCCCGCCGGCCGCGCCGGCCGCGCCCGCCAAGGAGCCCAAGGCGCCTGGCTCCGCGCCCGCGCCCGCCCCGGCcaaggccgccgccgccgcttctGCGCGCCAGCCCGCCTGCGGCCTCTGGCGGCCGTGGTGA